The Bacteroidia bacterium sequence ACATAAATGGAGTTTACTACCTGATTAGAATTTTCTGCACCTATCATATCAAGTTCTACATTTTGGTTTGCGTATGTCCACTTCTGATGAATCTGACCATCGGAACCCCATTCTTCTGCAGTTGACTTTTCATCAGGATATCCAATTATTTCAATAACATTATTTGATTGCATGTCTTTTTTAATTCCCCATATAGATTCATTTTTCATCAGATTATTTCCTATTTCATCAAAAGTTTCCTGAGAGATAGTATTTTCAGAGTTGATAGAAATAGAATCAATTATTTTACTATTGAAGTCAGAATTGATTAAAGATTTACTAATATCATTACTATTATTGGTGCATCCCCATAGAAAGATTAAAGAAATGCCAAGAATTATATAAACTTGATTTTTCATGTTAGAAAATTTAAAAACATTAATTTCTTATTCAAAAATACAATAGTTAATCTAATAACTACATAAAATGGTAATTTAGTTTTTAATATTAAAAAAAAGTCCGGCTCTTTAATTAGAACCGGACCAGAAAATTATAATAATTGTAGTTTTATTTTAAGAAATTTGTTATAAGTATTTTAGCAATCTCTACATTAATTCTGTTAAGGCAAAAATTAATTTTTGGTGGAACAATGTCGCCTTGAATTAAACCTGCGCTTTTTAATATTTTTAAATGTTCTGCAAGTGTATCATGGTCAATAGGTGTGTCGCCAATGCTGTCGCAACTGGTGCAGCATGTGTGCATGGAATTTAAAGTTTCTAATATAAAAATTCTTGCAGGGTGTGATAATGCCAGTCCGATACGTGCAATTTGTTCCTGATTACTTGTATATTTTACTTTTGGTTCAGCGTTTTTAATAGATTGTTTGATAATATCCTTAATTTCTTTGTTAGTAGGTATTTTTCCACTTAATACTACTCTATTATCAATTACTAATCCAGGTGTACGGATAATTCCATATGCCATAATTTCGTTAATGTCTTCAACTTCCTCAACATTTGCATCAATTTTCATTTCTGATAAGGTTTCCTTAACGGCATTTTCAAATACTCTGCAATTATGACATCCAGCTCCTAAAACTTTAATATTCATATTGGTTTTTAAATATTATTTTAATAAAATATATTTTAATAAAAATTTTATTTGAGTATACACAAATAATCTTTGTAAATTTACAATATAACTAACTAGGTAAAACACAAAAAATTATGATTCTTATCAATATTAAAGAACATAATTTTAATAGCATCTTGTTTGAATCATATTAATTATTAGGAATTTTAGAAAATAAAGTACCTTTAATAATTAATAGTTAAAAAGGATAGTTTTATATTAATTGTAAGAAATTTAATAAAAAATAAAATGCATAATAATTTTAGAACAAATTATCTGTTTTAAATTCTGTATAAAAATCCATAATTATCTTTTTGTGATCAAATGCTAATTCAGGCAGTTCTTTAATATCGAACCATTTTGCTTTTGATGCATCATCACCTGCTGTTGGTGTATCCATCTTTTTTATTTCAGCAAAGTAAACAACAGATATTGTTCTTCCACGAGGGTCTCTTCCCGGATTTCCGTATGTTGCAAATTGTTCTACATTTTCTAGTAGAAGTCCTGTTTCTTCTTGTAATTCTCTTAAAGCAGATTTTTCTAATGTTTCTTCCATTTCTATAAATCCACCTGGCAATGCCCATGTGTTTTCAAATGGAGGATGCTTTCGTTCAATTAAAAGAATGTGAATTTGATCTTGCTGTTTGTATAAAACAATAATATCCACGCACACTGAAGGACGTGGATATTCATATGTATAAGGCATATATTTATTCTTTTAACTGAGAGTCCAGTGCTTGTTCAAGTGCAGCACCTCTAAGATTTGACGCAACTATTATTCCATCACCGTCAATTAACCAGTTTGTTGGAATTCCTTGTACTTTATAAGTTCTTGCGGCTTCTGAGCTCCAGTATTTAAGATCGCTAACATGATTGTCCCATATTAATCCATCTTTTGTTATTGCTGCTTTCCAGCTTTCAGCACTCTGGTCTAAAGATACACTGTAAATTGTAAAACCTTTTCCGTTTTTATATTTTTTGTCTTTGTATTTATTATATGCTGCAACAACACTGGGGTTTTCTCTACGACAAGGACCGCACCATGAAGCCCAGAAATCTATTAATACCATTTTACCTTTTAATGAACTAAGTGCTATTTCTTTACCTTCTGGGTTTTTAAATTTTAGTTCGGGAGCTTTGTTACCAATTGCTAATCCCACATCTGTTTTTTCACCTCCGTAGGTTACTGTTTTTTTATTATGCGAAATAAAACCATAAGCCAGTATGCTTACTAGTGCTATAATTGAAATTAATCTTATTGTTTTCATGATTTTTTGGTTTTTGTAAAATTACAATTTTAATTTAATCTTTTAATTTGAGCTCCCATCATATTTAAGCGCTCATCAATATTTTGATATCCTCTGTCAATTTGCTCGATGTTATGAATTGTACTTTTTCCTTTTGCTGACATTGCAGCTATAAGAAGTGCAACTCCTGCCCTGATGTCTGGCGAAGACATTGTAGTGCCGTGCAATGGGAACCTTCTGTCCATTCCTATTACTGTAGCTCTATGTGGATCACATAGAATTATCTGGGCTCCCATTTCTATTAACTTATCTACAAAAAACAAACGGCTTTCAAACATTTTCTGGTGAATTAATACGCTTCCTTTTGCCTGTGTTGCAACAACCAAAAAAACCGATAGTAAATCGGGTGTTAGTCCAGGCCATATAGCATCTGCAATTGTCAAAATAGATCCGTCAATAAATGTATCAATCTCATAACGTTTTTGAGCCGGAATAAAAATATCGTCATCTCGCTTTTCAAGTTTTATGCCAAGTCTTCTAAAGGCGTCTGGAATTAATCCAAGATTATGATAAGATACGTTTTTAATAGTAATCTCGCTTTGTGTCATTGCTGCCATACCAATAAAACTTCCAATCTCAATCATATCAGGAAGAATTTTGTGTTTAGTCCCTTTTAATGACGTTACTCCTTCTATGTTTAATAAATTTGAACCTACTCCTGAGATTTTTGCTCCCATATTATTTAGCATAATACAAAGCTGTTGTAAATATGGTTCGCAGGCTGCATTAAAAATTGTTGTTGTTCCTTTTGCTAAGACAGCAGCCATTATAATATTTGCAGTACCGGTAACAGATGCTTCGTCAAGAAGCATATAACTCCCTTTAAGGTTTTTTCCTTCTACAGTAAAGAAGTTTGTTGATGCGTCGTAATTAAATTTTGCACCTAGTTTTTCAAAACCAATAAAGTGGGTATCGAGTTTACGGCGACCAATTTTATCCCCACCTGGTTTAGGGATATAGCCTTTGCCAAATCTGCCAAGTAGTGGACCAACAATCATTATTGAACCTCTGAGTGTTGTTGCTTGTTGGGCAAATTTTTCGGTTTTTAAATATTCAATATTAATATTTTTTGCACAGAAGGTGTATTTTCCTGTTCCGATTCTTTTTACTTCAACACCAAGATCAGCAAGAAGCTCAATAAGTTTTGTAACGTCTCTTATTTCCGGAATATTATCTATTAATATTTCTTCGGAAGTTAAAAGAACGGCACAAAGAACCTGTAATGCTTCATTTTTTGCGCCTTGTGGATGTATTTCACCGGAAAGACGAAAGCCACCAGTAACTTCAAAAGTTGCCATAAAAATTATCTTTGTTTGCGATTTGTTCTTTTAAAGGGTTTTACTGGCTTTGGTTTTTGATTTCTGTACAAAATGTCACGTGTTTCATTAAGTCTTATGTGTCCGTTTATAAGTGGAGTGTCACCTGCCATTTCATTTATATCTGCAAAAATCTGTTCATCGCTAACAGCTTCTTTATTCCAAACCAGATAAAGTTTTTTCATATGGTTTGCAAGCATTTCTATTAAAACTGTTTTTGATTCGGAATCAGGCATTTCAATAAATTTCTTTACGAAAGCTTTTGCAATTCCTCCGTAATGCTTATGTCTGATATTGTTTGTAGGGTAGGGAAGGGCATGTGGCCTTTTAAGCAATTCTTCTTCCTTTGTAATCTCGCAAGGATAATCAATATCGAGTTTATAACCTGCCATTTGGGCTAAGTGATTCCATAGTTTTAGTTTGAACTCAGCATTTTCACGCATTCCAGGAGTGAAGTTAGACATTACATTAATTAGTCCTTTTGACATTCTGTTTCTTTCATCACGAGATTCTACTGTTAACAGATGATCTACCATTTCCTGCACATGGCGTCCATATTCAGGTAAAATCAACTTCTTTCTTTGAGAGTTGTAATATTCGTTAAGATCCATTAATACAATTATTTAATTAGTTTGATTGTAGAACTTTTAATTTGGCAAATTTTAATAATAATTGTTTTTCGCCACTTATGTCAAATTGAATCAGCGCTTTTGTATTTGGTTTGTCGCCTTCAATTTTTATAACTATTCCTTTGCCAAATCTGTCATGAATTACAGTCATTCCTTCCTCAACATTCATTAAATCAAAATTATTACTTGAGGAGTTTATGTTCTTTTCGGCAATGTTCAAATGTACTAATTTTTTTTCTTTTAAATTTAAATTAATAGCAGGTTTAAACATTTCGCTTTGTAATGGTTTCACCTTTGGGGTGAATTTATTTTGATATGTTGCAGGCTCTGACTGTCTTTGAGTTTCTAGTGGCAAATCCAGATAAATACTGTCAATTTCATCCAGAAAACGACTTGGCTGACATGATACAAGATTTCCCCATTTATAACGATGTTCTGCAAAAGATATGTTTGCAATTTTTTTAGCACGTGTTAATGCTACATAAAACAAACGTCTTTCTTCTTCAATATTTTCGGGAGAAACTCCGTTAAAATGCAATGGAAAAAGTTCATGCTCGGCTCCAACAATAAACACACAATTATATTCTAATCCTTTTGCAGAGTGAACTGTCATGAGTGCTACTTTATCGTTATTCTCTTTATCATCATCACTTTCTAGGTCAGTAAGTAACGATACATTTTCGATAAAATTTTCTAAAAATACAGGTGCGTCAGGATTTTCAGATAAAGTAAAATCGCAAAAATCCTTAATTCCGTTTAAAAGTTCTTCAACATTTTGTTTGCGAGTAATACCTTCCTGAGATTTTTCAGCTTCCAGCTCGCGCAATATTCCTGTATTGCTAACAATGTAGCTGGCTAATTCAAAAGCATCAATTTCAATTGCTTTCTCTTCAAAATGTTCTATTATAGATTTAAAATTTAATAATTTTGAAATAGTACTTTGATTAAGAACTTGAGTCAGCATTGCAGAATTTGAAATAACTTTCCACAAACTGGCTTCGTTATTCATTGCAATAAGTTCGAGTTTTTCAAATGTGGTTTTTCCTATACCACGTGCTGGAAAATTTATTATTCGCTTTAAAGCTTCGTCGTCGTTATGATTAATGATTAATCTAAAGTATGCTATAACATCCTTAATCTCTTTGCGTTGGTAGAAAGACAATCCGCCAAATACTTTGTAAGGTATAGCACTTCTACGAAAAGCTTCTTCAAATATTCTTGATTGTGAATTTATTCTGTAAAGTACAACAAAGTCATTGTAGTTGAAATTATGTTTTTGTTTATAGTCTTTTAAAATACTTGCAACCAGATAACCTTCTTCAGCATCAGTCAAAGCTTTTTGAACTTTTATTCTTTCGCCATCTTCATTGTCACTCCAGATTGTTTTCGGAATTCTGTCTCGATTCCTGCTTATTAAGCTATTTGCTGCTTCTACTATAGTTTTTGTTGAGCGGTAATTTTGCTCAAGTTTAAAAAGTTTATAGTCTGGATAATCTTTTTTGAAATTTAAAATATTCTCAATTTTAGCACCTCTGAAAGAATAAATACTTTGAGAATCATCACCAACAACAGATATATTTTGGGTTGCAGTACTTAATTTTTTAATAATTAAATATTGAGCATAATTTGTGTCCTGATATTCATCAACCAGAATATATTGGAAATGTTTCTGGTATTTTTCTGTAATGTCAGGATTATCGCGGAACAAAATATTTGTATTCATTAACAGATCATCAAAATCCATCGAGTCTGATGTTTTTAATCTGTTTTGATAAATAGTATATATTTTTCCGATTTCGGGTTTTCTTGATTGTAAATCTTGTTCCTGAATTACCGGACTATTTAAATATGTAGAAACAGTTATCAGGTTATTTTTTGCCATACTGATTCGATTCTGAACTTCTGATGCTTTGTATTGTTTATCATCCAGATGTAAATCTTTAATGATAGATTTAATTAAGCTTTTTGAATCATCGGAATCGTAAATTGTAAATTTTGAAGTAAATCCTAAGCGACCACATTCAATTCTTAGAATTTTATTAAACAGACTATGAAAGGTTCCCATCCATAAATACCGCGAAGTTTCAAAACCTACCAATGAAGTGATTCTTTCTTTCATTTCTTTGGCAGCTTTGTTTGTAAAAGTTAAAGACATGATGTTACCGGCAAACACACCCTGACTAAGAAGATATGCAATGCGATAGGTTAATACACGGGTTTTTCCGGATCCTGCTCCTGCAATTATAAGGTTTGGTCCTTTGTAATTAACAACAGCAGCGTGTTGAGATGGGTTAAGTTCTTTTAAAAAATTTTTCACTAAATATTTTTAATGGAAGGAGAACGCAAAAATAGCTATCTATTTGCTAAAAGAAGAATCAAATTATTCACATTAGCAATGTTGATAAAATAAAAAGCAGATTACAAAAGTCGGCTAGGGTTTGAAGACCTTATGGGAAGATACTTTAATGATATTTCAAAACCACCTCTTCCGGAACTGACTTTTGCTAAAGATGAAATATTAATGTCATAGCTTATTCCAAATGCAATTTGTCCGAGCTCACATTGTGCTGCAATAACAACAGCATCTTTTCCTCTGAAAAAACCTCCTAAACTTACTGTTCTGCTTAATACATAATCAGTATATTTTGAGGATTCCTGCAGCTTATATCTTAAAAAAGAACCTACATATAACATTCTGGCAGGTCCCTGCATTTCATATATAAAAAGTGGTGAAATCTGCATGTTGGTGTTTTTAAATCCGTATGAGCCAGTAAAATGAAACATATATCTTAAAGCTCTTTTGTCAACTACCTCATAAAAACCTGATTTGGGACTATTAACATGAAATACTGAAAGCCCGGCTTGTGCACCAAACATGTCATTTGATGAAAGTGTTCTTTGTCCTTTTCCATAGCTCCATTGTATTCCTGTACCAAAGTCACCGTTTAAAAAACTTTCTCCGGAGAAAGTTTCGTTAGATGGTAATGATGAATCGTAAATCAATCCATTATATTGATTCCCCCATGTTAAATCATTTATCCCAATTTTTCGTTGAACTATACCACCTGAAATACCTAAAGATAAAGTTTGATTTTTTGCAAGAGTTACCTTTCCTGATACTGATGCAATTACCTGGTTAGTGTTAAGGTGCCCACTTCCGGCTACATCATTAAACAGGCTTAGGCCGGCACCAATTGAAGATCCGTTTTTTCCCTGAGAAAAGACTCTTCCATCAACTCCGGCTGCAATTGTTCTGAATGGAGATGTTACTGACCTCCATTGTAATCTGTAGTTTGCAGTAGCTCTTAAATTATATTGTGCGCCGGCATTTGCAGGATTTAGTAATAATGGTGCTTCGTTTGGTTGAGAGAATAAAATATCCTGTCCAAACATTGATGCAGGAATTAATAAGGTAATTATTGCGATAATTGTTGTTTTTTTCATGTTGTGATCCTCCTATCGCATTAAAGTTATATTTCCTTTTGTTTCTACTTTTGAGCCAATGAAGTACTCTGCTTTCAGATAATAAACGAAAACGTCAGTATCTGCTTCTTTTCCTCTGTAAATTCCATCCCATCCAATGGAAGGATCTGTTGTCTCAAATACTTTTTCTCCCCATCTGTTAAACACTCTGAACTCCATAGATTTTATACATTTTCCATAAACATAAAAAATGTCATTTTGTCCGTCACCATTCGGGCTAAAGCCAGAAGGCACAAAAACTTCACCGCATTCTGTGTCGACTGTTATGTTAATACAGGCTGTGTCGCTGCATTCATAAGCATTACTTCCAATAACACAATACTCAATTGTTGAGAATGGTCTTGCTACAGGATTGGGGCAGTTAATGCACGTCAGGTCATTAATCGGACTCCAGTCATAAAAATCAGCTCCGGTTACATGTAACGGAACATCTTGACCGATAATCAATGTAGTGTCATGTGTTAAAGTTAAAACAGGTTTCGGGTCAACTGTAAGTTGAAATGTTGTGGTGTCATAACATATTGTAGAATTTGCAATCAATGTATAAATGAAAGTTCCAG is a genomic window containing:
- a CDS encoding winged helix-turn-helix transcriptional regulator codes for the protein MKNAEPKVKYTSNQEQIARIGLALSHPARIFILETLNSMHTCCTSCDSIGDTPIDHDTLAEHLKILKSAGLIQGDIVPPKINFCLNRINVEIAKILITNFLK
- a CDS encoding NUDIX hydrolase: MPYTYEYPRPSVCVDIIVLYKQQDQIHILLIERKHPPFENTWALPGGFIEMEETLEKSALRELQEETGLLLENVEQFATYGNPGRDPRGRTISVVYFAEIKKMDTPTAGDDASKAKWFDIKELPELAFDHKKIIMDFYTEFKTDNLF
- a CDS encoding TlpA family protein disulfide reductase, which gives rise to MKTIRLISIIALVSILAYGFISHNKKTVTYGGEKTDVGLAIGNKAPELKFKNPEGKEIALSSLKGKMVLIDFWASWCGPCRRENPSVVAAYNKYKDKKYKNGKGFTIYSVSLDQSAESWKAAITKDGLIWDNHVSDLKYWSSEAARTYKVQGIPTNWLIDGDGIIVASNLRGAALEQALDSQLKE
- the murA gene encoding UDP-N-acetylglucosamine 1-carboxyvinyltransferase codes for the protein MATFEVTGGFRLSGEIHPQGAKNEALQVLCAVLLTSEEILIDNIPEIRDVTKLIELLADLGVEVKRIGTGKYTFCAKNINIEYLKTEKFAQQATTLRGSIMIVGPLLGRFGKGYIPKPGGDKIGRRKLDTHFIGFEKLGAKFNYDASTNFFTVEGKNLKGSYMLLDEASVTGTANIIMAAVLAKGTTTIFNAACEPYLQQLCIMLNNMGAKISGVGSNLLNIEGVTSLKGTKHKILPDMIEIGSFIGMAAMTQSEITIKNVSYHNLGLIPDAFRRLGIKLEKRDDDIFIPAQKRYEIDTFIDGSILTIADAIWPGLTPDLLSVFLVVATQAKGSVLIHQKMFESRLFFVDKLIEMGAQIILCDPHRATVIGMDRRFPLHGTTMSSPDIRAGVALLIAAMSAKGKSTIHNIEQIDRGYQNIDERLNMMGAQIKRLN
- a CDS encoding DUF4290 domain-containing protein, giving the protein MDLNEYYNSQRKKLILPEYGRHVQEMVDHLLTVESRDERNRMSKGLINVMSNFTPGMRENAEFKLKLWNHLAQMAGYKLDIDYPCEITKEEELLKRPHALPYPTNNIRHKHYGGIAKAFVKKFIEMPDSESKTVLIEMLANHMKKLYLVWNKEAVSDEQIFADINEMAGDTPLINGHIRLNETRDILYRNQKPKPVKPFKRTNRKQR
- a CDS encoding UvrD-helicase domain-containing protein, yielding MKNFLKELNPSQHAAVVNYKGPNLIIAGAGSGKTRVLTYRIAYLLSQGVFAGNIMSLTFTNKAAKEMKERITSLVGFETSRYLWMGTFHSLFNKILRIECGRLGFTSKFTIYDSDDSKSLIKSIIKDLHLDDKQYKASEVQNRISMAKNNLITVSTYLNSPVIQEQDLQSRKPEIGKIYTIYQNRLKTSDSMDFDDLLMNTNILFRDNPDITEKYQKHFQYILVDEYQDTNYAQYLIIKKLSTATQNISVVGDDSQSIYSFRGAKIENILNFKKDYPDYKLFKLEQNYRSTKTIVEAANSLISRNRDRIPKTIWSDNEDGERIKVQKALTDAEEGYLVASILKDYKQKHNFNYNDFVVLYRINSQSRIFEEAFRRSAIPYKVFGGLSFYQRKEIKDVIAYFRLIINHNDDEALKRIINFPARGIGKTTFEKLELIAMNNEASLWKVISNSAMLTQVLNQSTISKLLNFKSIIEHFEEKAIEIDAFELASYIVSNTGILRELEAEKSQEGITRKQNVEELLNGIKDFCDFTLSENPDAPVFLENFIENVSLLTDLESDDDKENNDKVALMTVHSAKGLEYNCVFIVGAEHELFPLHFNGVSPENIEEERRLFYVALTRAKKIANISFAEHRYKWGNLVSCQPSRFLDEIDSIYLDLPLETQRQSEPATYQNKFTPKVKPLQSEMFKPAINLNLKEKKLVHLNIAEKNINSSSNNFDLMNVEEGMTVIHDRFGKGIVIKIEGDKPNTKALIQFDISGEKQLLLKFAKLKVLQSN
- a CDS encoding PorP/SprF family type IX secretion system membrane protein, translated to MKKTTIIAIITLLIPASMFGQDILFSQPNEAPLLLNPANAGAQYNLRATANYRLQWRSVTSPFRTIAAGVDGRVFSQGKNGSSIGAGLSLFNDVAGSGHLNTNQVIASVSGKVTLAKNQTLSLGISGGIVQRKIGINDLTWGNQYNGLIYDSSLPSNETFSGESFLNGDFGTGIQWSYGKGQRTLSSNDMFGAQAGLSVFHVNSPKSGFYEVVDKRALRYMFHFTGSYGFKNTNMQISPLFIYEMQGPARMLYVGSFLRYKLQESSKYTDYVLSRTVSLGGFFRGKDAVVIAAQCELGQIAFGISYDINISSLAKVSSGRGGFEISLKYLPIRSSNPSRLL